The Pseudomonas iranensis genome includes a window with the following:
- the uvrA gene encoding excinuclease ABC subunit UvrA — translation MDKILIRGARTHNLKNIDLTLPRDKLIVITGLSGSGKSSLAFDTLYAEGQRRYVESLSAYARQFLSMMEKPDVDTIEGLSPAISIEQKSTSHNPRSTVGTITEIYDYLRLLYARVGTPRCPDHDIPLEAQTVSQMVDLVLAQPEGSKLMLLAPVIRERKGEHLSVFEELRAQGFVRARVNGRICELDELPKLDKQKKHSIDVIVDRFKVRADLQQRLAESFETALKLADGIALVAPMDDEPGEEMIFSARFACPICGHAISELEPKLFSFNNPAGACPTCDGLGVKQFFDIKRLVNGELTLAEGAIRGWDRRNVYYFQMLGSLASHYKFSLDKPFNELSAEQQKFILHGSGSQNVDFKYLNDRGDIVKRSHPFEGIVPNLERRYRETESASVREELAKFLSHQACPDCRGTRLRREARHVWVGEKTLPAVTNLPIGDACEYFGALKMTGRRGEIADKILKEIRERLQFLVNVGLDYLSLDRSADTLSGGEAQRIRLASQIGAGLVGVLYILDEPSIGLHQRDNDRLLGTLKHLRDIGNTVIVVEHDEDAIRLADYVVDIGPGAGVHGGRIVAEGTPDEVMAHPDSLTGKYLSGRVKIEVPAKRTPRNKKLNLSLKGARGNNLRNVDLDIPIGLLTCVTGVSGSGKSTLINNTLFPLSATALNGATTLEAAAHDSIKGLEHLDKVVDIDQSPIGRTPRSNPATYTGLFTPIRELFAGVPESRSRGYGPGRFSFNVKGGRCEACQGDGLIKVEMHFLPDIYVPCDVCKSKRYNRETLEIKYKGKSIHETLEMTIEEAREFFDAVPALARKLQTLMDVGLSYIKLGQSATTLSGGEAQRVKLSRELSKRDTGKTLYILDEPTTGLHFADIQQLLDVLHRLRDHGNTVVVIEHNLDVIKTADWLVDLGPEGGSKGGQIIATGTPEEVAEMKQSHTSHYLKPLLIRDRA, via the coding sequence TTGGACAAGATCCTGATACGTGGGGCCCGTACCCACAACCTGAAGAACATCGACCTGACCCTGCCACGGGACAAACTGATCGTCATCACCGGCCTGTCCGGATCCGGCAAGTCGTCCCTGGCGTTCGACACGCTGTATGCCGAAGGTCAGCGCCGCTATGTCGAATCGCTGTCGGCCTATGCCCGGCAGTTCCTGTCGATGATGGAAAAACCCGACGTCGACACCATCGAAGGCCTGTCGCCGGCGATCTCCATCGAACAGAAGTCGACCTCGCACAACCCGCGTTCCACGGTCGGCACCATCACCGAAATCTACGACTACCTGCGCTTGCTCTATGCCCGCGTCGGTACGCCGCGTTGCCCGGATCACGACATTCCACTGGAGGCGCAGACCGTCAGCCAGATGGTCGATCTGGTGCTGGCGCAGCCGGAAGGCAGCAAACTCATGCTGCTGGCGCCGGTGATCCGCGAGCGCAAGGGCGAACACCTGTCGGTTTTCGAAGAATTGCGTGCGCAAGGTTTCGTCCGCGCCCGGGTCAACGGGCGGATCTGCGAACTCGACGAGCTGCCGAAGCTGGATAAACAGAAGAAGCATTCCATCGATGTGATCGTCGATCGCTTCAAGGTCCGCGCCGATCTGCAGCAACGTCTGGCCGAATCCTTCGAAACCGCGCTGAAACTGGCCGACGGCATTGCCCTGGTGGCGCCAATGGACGACGAGCCCGGCGAAGAAATGATCTTCTCCGCACGCTTCGCCTGCCCGATTTGCGGCCATGCGATCAGCGAACTGGAACCCAAGCTGTTTTCCTTCAACAACCCGGCCGGCGCCTGCCCGACCTGCGATGGCCTGGGCGTGAAGCAGTTCTTCGACATCAAGCGTCTGGTCAATGGCGAGCTGACCCTGGCCGAAGGTGCAATACGCGGCTGGGACCGGCGCAACGTCTATTACTTCCAGATGCTCGGCTCACTCGCCTCGCACTACAAGTTCAGCCTGGACAAGCCCTTCAACGAGCTGAGCGCCGAGCAGCAGAAGTTCATCCTGCACGGCAGCGGCTCGCAAAACGTCGACTTCAAATACCTGAACGATCGTGGCGATATCGTCAAACGCTCGCACCCGTTCGAAGGCATCGTGCCAAACCTGGAGCGCCGTTACCGTGAAACCGAATCGGCGAGCGTGCGTGAAGAGCTGGCCAAGTTCCTCAGCCATCAGGCCTGCCCGGATTGCCGTGGCACGCGTCTGCGCCGCGAAGCCCGGCACGTCTGGGTCGGTGAGAAAACCCTGCCGGCAGTGACCAATCTGCCGATCGGCGATGCCTGCGAATATTTCGGTGCGCTGAAGATGACCGGTCGGCGTGGCGAGATCGCTGACAAGATCCTCAAGGAAATCCGCGAGCGTCTGCAGTTTCTGGTCAACGTCGGACTCGACTATCTATCGCTGGATCGCAGTGCCGACACATTGTCCGGTGGCGAGGCGCAGCGGATTCGTCTGGCAAGCCAGATTGGCGCCGGCCTGGTCGGCGTTCTGTATATCCTCGATGAACCATCCATTGGCCTGCATCAGCGCGACAACGATCGGCTGCTCGGTACGCTCAAGCATTTGCGCGATATCGGCAACACGGTGATCGTGGTCGAGCATGATGAAGACGCGATTCGTCTGGCTGACTATGTCGTCGATATCGGCCCTGGCGCCGGTGTGCACGGCGGGCGGATCGTTGCCGAAGGCACGCCGGACGAAGTCATGGCGCACCCGGATTCGCTGACCGGCAAATACCTGTCCGGCCGGGTGAAGATCGAAGTGCCGGCCAAACGCACGCCGCGCAACAAGAAGCTCAACCTGTCGCTCAAAGGTGCGCGTGGCAACAATCTGCGCAACGTCGATCTGGACATCCCGATTGGTCTGCTGACTTGCGTGACTGGCGTATCCGGTTCGGGCAAATCGACACTGATCAACAACACGCTGTTCCCGCTGAGCGCAACGGCACTCAACGGTGCGACCACGCTGGAAGCCGCCGCGCATGACAGCATCAAAGGTCTGGAACATCTCGACAAAGTCGTCGACATCGACCAGAGCCCGATCGGCCGTACGCCGCGTTCCAACCCGGCGACCTACACCGGGCTGTTCACACCGATCCGCGAACTGTTTGCCGGCGTGCCCGAGTCGCGCTCCCGTGGTTACGGCCCGGGGCGTTTCTCGTTCAACGTCAAGGGCGGTCGCTGCGAAGCGTGCCAGGGCGATGGCCTTATCAAGGTGGAAATGCACTTCCTGCCGGACATCTATGTGCCCTGTGATGTGTGCAAGAGCAAGCGCTACAACCGCGAAACCCTTGAGATCAAATACAAGGGAAAGAGCATCCACGAAACCCTCGAAATGACCATCGAGGAAGCGCGGGAGTTCTTCGACGCGGTGCCGGCACTGGCGCGCAAGCTGCAGACGTTGATGGATGTTGGCCTGTCGTACATCAAGCTGGGGCAGTCGGCGACGACCTTGTCCGGTGGTGAAGCACAGCGGGTCAAGTTGTCGCGAGAACTGTCCAAACGCGATACCGGCAAGACTCTGTACATCCTCGACGAACCGACCACCGGCCTGCACTTCGCCGATATCCAGCAATTGCTCGACGTTCTGCATCGCCTGCGCGACCACGGCAATACCGTGGTGGTGATCGAGCACAACCTTGATGTGATCAAGACCGCTGACTGGCTGGTGGACCTCGGTCCTGAAGGCGGTTCCAAAGGCGGGCAGATCATTGCCACCGGTACGCCGGAGGAAGTTGCCGAGATGAAGCAATCTCACACCAGCCATTATCTCAAGCCGCTGCTGATCCGCGATCGGGCCTGA
- the rplQ gene encoding 50S ribosomal protein L17, whose protein sequence is MRHRKSGRHLSRTSSHRKAMFQNMAVSLFEHELIKTTLPKAKELRRVAEPLITLAKTDSLANRRLAFDRTRSKAIVGKLFNDLGKRYATREGGYLRILKCGFRAGDNAPMAYVELVDRATAGEAVSAE, encoded by the coding sequence ATGCGTCATCGTAAAAGTGGTCGTCACCTGAGCCGCACCAGCTCGCACCGCAAGGCCATGTTCCAAAACATGGCGGTGTCGCTGTTCGAGCACGAGCTGATCAAAACTACTCTGCCAAAAGCCAAAGAACTGCGCCGCGTTGCCGAGCCGCTGATCACTCTGGCCAAGACAGACAGCCTGGCTAACCGCCGTCTGGCTTTCGACCGTACTCGTTCGAAAGCTATCGTTGGTAAGCTCTTCAACGACCTGGGCAAGCGTTACGCTACCCGTGAGGGTGGCTACCTGCGCATCCTCAAGTGCGGTTTCCGCGCTGGCGACAACGCGCCTATGGCGTACGTCGAGTTGGTTGATCGTGCTACTGCTGGCGAAGCTGTATCCGCCGAGTAA
- the bfr gene encoding bacterioferritin, whose protein sequence is MQGHPDVIDYLNTLLTGELAARDQYFVHSRMYEDWGFTKLYERINHEMEEEAGHADALMRRILMLEGTPRMRPDDLDVGTTVPAMLEADLRLEYKVRAALCKGIELCEQHKDYVSREILRVQLNDTEEDHTYWLEKQLGLIKLIGLENYLQSHAS, encoded by the coding sequence ATGCAAGGCCACCCAGATGTAATCGATTACCTCAATACGTTGCTGACCGGCGAACTGGCCGCGCGTGATCAATATTTCGTTCATTCGCGGATGTATGAGGACTGGGGGTTCACCAAGCTCTACGAGCGCATCAACCACGAGATGGAAGAAGAAGCCGGCCACGCCGATGCGCTGATGCGGCGGATTCTGATGCTCGAAGGCACGCCGCGCATGCGTCCGGATGATCTGGATGTCGGCACCACGGTGCCTGCGATGCTCGAAGCTGATCTGCGCCTCGAATACAAAGTCCGCGCTGCGCTGTGCAAAGGCATCGAGCTTTGCGAGCAACACAAGGACTACGTCAGCCGTGAGATTCTGCGGGTTCAACTCAATGACACCGAAGAAGATCACACCTACTGGCTGGAAAAGCAGCTGGGCCTGATCAAACTGATCGGTCTCGAGAATTACCTGCAATCCCACGCGTCCTGA
- a CDS encoding single-stranded DNA-binding protein, whose amino-acid sequence MARGVNKVILVGTCGQDPEVRYLPNGNAVTNLSLATSEQWTDKQTGQKVEKTEWHRVSMFGKVAEIAGEYLRKGSQVYIEGKLQTREWEKDGIKRYTTEIVVDMQGTMQLLGGRPQQGDQQGGNNYQQQAPRQQAPRPQQSAPQQRSAPAPQQAAPQPAPDFDSFDDDIPF is encoded by the coding sequence ATGGCCCGTGGGGTTAACAAAGTCATATTGGTCGGCACTTGCGGCCAGGATCCCGAAGTTCGCTACCTGCCTAACGGTAACGCCGTGACCAACCTGAGTCTGGCCACCAGCGAACAATGGACCGACAAGCAGACCGGTCAGAAGGTCGAGAAGACCGAGTGGCACCGTGTGTCGATGTTCGGCAAGGTTGCCGAGATCGCCGGTGAATACCTGCGCAAGGGTTCGCAGGTCTACATTGAAGGCAAACTGCAGACCCGCGAGTGGGAAAAGGACGGCATCAAGCGTTACACCACTGAAATCGTGGTCGACATGCAAGGCACCATGCAACTGCTCGGCGGCCGTCCACAACAGGGCGATCAGCAAGGCGGCAACAACTACCAGCAGCAGGCGCCACGTCAGCAGGCTCCACGCCCGCAGCAGTCGGCTCCCCAGCAGCGTTCGGCTCCGGCACCTCAGCAGGCCGCACCGCAACCGGCTCCGGATTTCGACAGCTTCGATGACGATATTCCGTTCTGA
- a CDS encoding catalase, whose amino-acid sequence MSQTKTLTTASGAPVADNQNSRSAGPRGPLLLDDFHLIEKLAHFNRENIPERRVHAKGSGAYGTFTVTRDITEYTSAKLFESVGKQTPTFLRFSTVGGERGSADTERDPRGFALKFYTEEGNWDIVGNNTPVFFIRDPLKFPDFIHTQKRLPQSNLKSAQMMWDFWSHSPEALHQVTILFSDRGIPDGYRHMHGFGSHTYSLINAKGERHWVKWHYKTQQGIKNLAPADAARLAGTDPDYAQRDLFEAIERGEFPKWRVCIQIMTEAQAAAHYENPFDVTKTWSQKEFPLIEVGELELNRNPLNYFAEVEQAAFGPSNMVPGVGLSPDRMLQGRVFAYADAHRYRVGTNHQQLPVNAPRSPVNTYQRDGSMAFGSNGGAAPNYEPNSYVESPKQAPHYAEPALALSGAADRYDHREDTDYYSHAGALFRLMSDEQKALLVSNIAGAMAGVSSDVVDRQLQHFYKADPAYGEAIAKLLN is encoded by the coding sequence ATGAGCCAGACCAAGACGCTTACAACCGCCAGTGGCGCGCCAGTCGCTGACAACCAGAATTCCCGTTCCGCCGGCCCACGCGGTCCGCTGCTTCTCGACGATTTCCATCTGATCGAAAAACTCGCGCACTTTAACCGTGAAAACATTCCTGAGCGCCGTGTCCACGCTAAAGGCTCGGGCGCCTACGGCACGTTCACCGTTACCCGTGACATCACTGAATACACCAGTGCAAAGTTGTTCGAGTCGGTAGGCAAACAAACGCCAACCTTTCTGCGCTTTTCCACCGTAGGTGGCGAGCGTGGTTCGGCCGACACCGAGCGCGATCCGCGCGGCTTCGCCTTGAAGTTCTACACCGAGGAAGGCAATTGGGACATCGTTGGCAACAACACGCCAGTGTTCTTCATCCGTGATCCGCTGAAGTTTCCTGACTTTATCCACACGCAAAAGCGTCTGCCGCAAAGCAACCTGAAAAGCGCGCAGATGATGTGGGATTTCTGGTCGCATTCGCCTGAGGCGCTGCACCAGGTCACCATCCTGTTTTCTGATCGCGGCATCCCTGACGGCTATCGCCATATGCACGGCTTCGGCAGTCACACTTACAGCCTGATCAACGCCAAAGGCGAGCGTCACTGGGTGAAGTGGCACTACAAGACCCAGCAAGGCATCAAGAACCTGGCGCCCGCCGACGCCGCCCGTTTGGCCGGTACCGATCCGGACTACGCGCAGCGTGACCTGTTCGAGGCCATCGAGCGCGGTGAATTCCCGAAATGGCGCGTGTGCATTCAGATCATGACCGAAGCGCAAGCGGCGGCTCATTACGAGAATCCGTTCGACGTGACCAAGACGTGGTCGCAGAAGGAGTTTCCGCTGATCGAAGTCGGTGAGCTGGAGTTGAATCGCAACCCGCTGAACTACTTCGCTGAAGTTGAACAGGCTGCGTTTGGCCCGAGCAACATGGTGCCAGGCGTCGGTCTGTCGCCAGACCGCATGCTGCAAGGCCGTGTATTCGCCTACGCTGACGCGCACCGCTACCGTGTGGGCACCAATCACCAGCAATTGCCGGTGAACGCTCCGCGCAGCCCGGTGAATACTTATCAGCGTGACGGCTCCATGGCGTTCGGCAGCAATGGCGGCGCGGCGCCAAACTACGAACCGAACAGCTACGTTGAGTCGCCGAAGCAAGCGCCGCATTACGCAGAGCCAGCGCTGGCCTTGAGCGGTGCCGCTGATCGCTATGATCACCGCGAAGATACCGACTACTACAGCCATGCCGGTGCCTTGTTCCGCTTGATGAGCGACGAGCAGAAAGCATTGCTGGTCAGCAACATTGCCGGCGCAATGGCGGGTGTTTCAAGCGACGTCGTCGATCGCCAGTTGCAGCATTTCTACAAAGCCGATCCGGCGTATGGAGAAGCAATCGCAAAGCTGCTCAACTGA
- a CDS encoding MFS transporter → MHDPHSERMSGSETRAASGLALVFAFRMLGMFMVLPVLATYGMDLAGATPALIGLAIGAYGLTQAIFQIPFGIISDRIGRRPVIYLGLIVFALGSVLASQADSIWGVIAGRILQGAGAISAAVMALLSDLTREQHRTKAMAMIGMTIGLSFAVAMVVGPLLTSAFGLSGLFLATGAMALVGILIIMFMVPQSTGPLQHRESGVARQALMPTLKHPDLLRLDLGIFVLHAMLMSSFVALPLALVEKAGLPKEQHWWVYLTALLISFFAMIPFIIYGEKKRKMKRVLLGAVMTLMLTELFFWQFGDSLRALVIGTVVFFTAFNLLEASLPSLISKVSPAGGKGTAMGVYSTSQFLGSALGGILGGWLFQHGGLSVVFLGCAALAALWLAFAVTMREPPYVTSLRLPLSPEAIREAGLVERLKALVGVTDAVIVAEEAAVYIKLDKELVDRSTLERLVNNPAGAACDA, encoded by the coding sequence ATGCACGATCCCCACAGCGAACGCATGAGTGGCAGCGAGACCCGCGCGGCGAGCGGTCTGGCCCTGGTGTTCGCCTTCCGTATGCTTGGCATGTTCATGGTGTTGCCGGTGCTGGCGACCTATGGCATGGATCTGGCGGGAGCGACCCCGGCCCTGATCGGGCTGGCGATTGGCGCTTACGGTCTGACCCAGGCAATTTTCCAGATTCCGTTCGGGATCATTTCCGACCGCATCGGTCGCCGGCCGGTGATCTACCTCGGCCTGATCGTCTTCGCTCTCGGCAGTGTTCTGGCTTCCCAGGCCGATTCGATCTGGGGTGTGATCGCCGGGCGGATCCTGCAAGGCGCCGGGGCGATTTCCGCAGCGGTGATGGCGCTGCTTTCCGACCTGACCCGCGAGCAGCATCGGACCAAAGCCATGGCGATGATCGGCATGACCATCGGCCTGTCGTTTGCCGTGGCCATGGTGGTCGGGCCGTTACTGACCAGTGCGTTCGGGCTGTCCGGGCTGTTCCTTGCCACTGGCGCCATGGCGCTGGTCGGCATCCTGATCATCATGTTCATGGTGCCGCAGTCCACAGGGCCGTTGCAGCACCGGGAATCCGGCGTGGCCCGGCAGGCGCTGATGCCGACTCTCAAGCACCCGGACCTGCTGCGCCTGGATCTGGGCATCTTTGTGTTACATGCCATGTTGATGTCGAGCTTCGTCGCCTTGCCGCTGGCACTGGTGGAAAAAGCCGGTCTGCCCAAGGAACAGCACTGGTGGGTCTACCTCACCGCGCTGCTGATTTCGTTCTTCGCCATGATCCCGTTCATTATCTACGGCGAGAAGAAACGCAAAATGAAACGAGTTTTGCTCGGCGCCGTCATGACATTGATGCTGACTGAACTATTCTTCTGGCAGTTCGGCGATAGCCTGCGTGCTCTGGTGATCGGTACGGTGGTGTTTTTCACCGCGTTCAATCTGCTCGAGGCATCGTTGCCGTCGCTGATCAGCAAGGTTTCACCGGCAGGCGGCAAGGGCACGGCCATGGGCGTGTACTCCACCAGCCAGTTCCTCGGTTCGGCACTCGGCGGGATACTCGGCGGCTGGTTGTTCCAGCATGGCGGTCTGTCGGTTGTGTTCCTCGGATGCGCCGCGCTGGCTGCACTTTGGCTGGCCTTTGCTGTTACCATGCGCGAACCTCCCTACGTGACGAGCCTGCGCTTGCCGTTGTCGCCCGAAGCGATCCGCGAAGCGGGTCTGGTCGAGCGCCTCAAGGCCCTGGTAGGGGTAACAGATGCAGTGATAGTCGCCGAAGAGGCGGCTGTTTACATCAAACTGGACAAAGAATTAGTGGATCGCAGCACCCTCGAACGCCTGGTCAACAACCCGGCCGGGGCTGCGTGCGACGCTTAG
- a CDS encoding DUF350 domain-containing protein, producing the protein MLEVLAVSLNKTALVGFVVYLIGAVLLFMLFQFVYTRITAHKEFELIRAGNTAAAIALSGAIIGFAIPASNVIAYSVNVLDFVLWAVIAAVVQLLAFVATGLVLKGTSQRIANGEVAAGIYVAAVAISVGMLNAACMTPSH; encoded by the coding sequence ATGCTGGAAGTCTTGGCCGTTTCCCTGAACAAAACCGCGCTGGTCGGTTTTGTCGTCTACCTGATCGGCGCCGTGTTGCTGTTCATGCTGTTTCAATTCGTCTACACGCGCATTACCGCGCACAAGGAATTCGAGCTGATCCGCGCCGGCAACACTGCCGCCGCCATTGCCCTGTCCGGGGCGATCATCGGTTTCGCGATTCCGGCGAGCAACGTGATCGCGTATTCGGTCAACGTGCTCGACTTCGTCCTCTGGGCGGTCATCGCCGCCGTCGTGCAATTGCTGGCATTCGTTGCGACCGGGCTGGTGCTCAAGGGCACGTCCCAGCGCATCGCCAACGGCGAAGTCGCCGCCGGCATTTATGTCGCCGCCGTGGCGATCAGCGTCGGCATGCTCAATGCCGCGTGCATGACCCCGTCCCACTGA
- a CDS encoding DUF1190 domain-containing protein: protein MKRSKYVQLSLAASVAMAISGEAAALDQPRNFQSVEQCVDAEVAADLCSSAYVAALNEHRRIAPAYTDKAKCDADFAAGWCQKNSDGRFVPKLGGFKVPGNAETPQDLDAIANSQMPAGDTSSSASHGGSHYSGGSGGGGNGWLTGWLIGNAMSNNAERTVYRDRETRQPYNTSTQYRRADTTSRSQSDYESSKSKPVNVASSTSRGGFGSQSSARSGWGGWGSSSGRSSS, encoded by the coding sequence ATGAAACGCAGCAAATACGTGCAATTGTCCCTCGCCGCATCGGTGGCGATGGCGATTTCCGGTGAAGCAGCGGCGCTGGATCAGCCGCGCAATTTCCAGAGCGTTGAACAGTGTGTCGACGCCGAAGTGGCCGCCGATCTCTGCTCCAGCGCCTACGTCGCCGCACTGAACGAGCACCGGCGTATCGCCCCGGCCTACACCGACAAGGCCAAGTGCGACGCAGACTTTGCCGCTGGCTGGTGTCAGAAAAATTCCGATGGTCGTTTCGTGCCGAAACTCGGCGGCTTCAAAGTGCCGGGCAATGCCGAGACGCCGCAGGATCTCGATGCCATCGCCAATTCGCAAATGCCGGCGGGCGACACCAGCAGCAGCGCAAGCCACGGCGGCTCGCACTATTCCGGTGGCTCAGGTGGCGGCGGCAATGGCTGGCTGACCGGCTGGCTGATCGGCAACGCAATGAGCAACAACGCCGAACGCACCGTTTACCGTGATCGCGAAACGCGCCAGCCGTACAACACCTCAACGCAGTACCGCCGAGCTGACACAACCTCGCGCAGCCAGTCGGATTACGAGAGCAGCAAGAGCAAACCGGTGAACGTTGCGTCGTCGACTTCGCGCGGCGGCTTCGGCAGCCAGTCCAGCGCCCGCAGCGGTTGGGGTGGCTGGGGCAGCAGTTCCGGACGCTCGAGCAGCTGA
- a CDS encoding glutathionylspermidine synthase family protein: MKKIHCAERPDWKHTAESLGFLFHTIDDEPYWDESAYYQFSLAQIENDLEDPTTELHEMCMDLVDRVVNSEELLDRLSIPAAYYDMIRTSWREGHPHLYGRMDFSYSGNGPAKLLELNYDTPTSLYEAAAFQWGWLEQCIERGTLPPHADQFNSIDTKLHQAFAELQLKRPFYFASMKDSVEDKGTTDYLRLIAEKVGIESRHIDIEDIGLTAEGRFVDLQDRWIPHLFKLHAWEFIFHEPFGAAIAECDTQFFEPAWKAILSNKGALPLLWEAHKEHPNLLAAHLDPNPQSAVPKGWVRKPYFSREGANIELQTAEGLIIKEDGPYTDAPFILQEFAPLPKFGDSYTLIGSWVIGDEAAGIGVREDNSLITRDSSRFLPHLILD; the protein is encoded by the coding sequence ATGAAAAAGATCCACTGCGCCGAGCGCCCCGACTGGAAACACACCGCCGAAAGCCTCGGTTTCCTGTTCCACACCATCGACGACGAACCGTACTGGGACGAAAGCGCCTACTACCAGTTCAGCCTGGCGCAGATCGAAAACGATCTCGAAGATCCGACCACCGAACTGCACGAGATGTGCATGGATCTGGTTGATCGCGTCGTCAACAGCGAGGAGTTGCTCGATCGCCTCAGCATCCCGGCGGCGTACTACGACATGATCCGCACCTCCTGGCGCGAGGGTCATCCGCATCTGTACGGTCGCATGGACTTTTCCTACAGCGGCAACGGGCCGGCGAAACTGCTGGAACTCAACTACGACACGCCGACCAGCCTTTATGAGGCGGCGGCGTTTCAATGGGGCTGGCTGGAACAATGCATCGAGCGTGGCACGCTGCCGCCGCATGCTGACCAGTTCAACAGCATCGACACCAAGCTGCATCAGGCCTTCGCCGAATTGCAGTTGAAGCGGCCGTTCTACTTTGCCTCGATGAAGGACTCGGTCGAGGACAAAGGCACCACCGACTATCTGCGGCTGATCGCGGAAAAGGTCGGCATCGAATCACGCCACATCGATATCGAAGACATCGGCCTGACGGCTGAGGGCCGTTTCGTCGATCTGCAGGATCGCTGGATCCCGCATCTGTTCAAGCTGCACGCCTGGGAATTCATCTTCCACGAACCGTTCGGCGCGGCGATCGCCGAATGCGATACGCAGTTTTTCGAGCCGGCGTGGAAGGCGATCCTGTCCAACAAGGGTGCGCTGCCGCTGCTGTGGGAAGCGCACAAGGAACATCCGAATCTGCTCGCTGCGCACCTTGATCCGAATCCGCAGAGTGCGGTGCCGAAGGGCTGGGTGCGCAAGCCGTACTTTTCCCGCGAAGGTGCCAACATCGAACTGCAAACAGCGGAAGGTCTGATCATCAAAGAGGACGGGCCCTACACCGACGCGCCATTCATCCTGCAGGAGTTCGCACCGCTGCCGAAGTTTGGCGACAGCTACACGCTGATTGGCTCGTGGGTGATTGGTGATGAGGCGGCAGGGATTGGTGTGCGCGAGGACAACAGTCTGATCACCAGGGACTCCAGCCGCTTCCTGCCGCATCTGATTCTGGATTAA
- a CDS encoding PspA/IM30 family protein produces MTQSIWSKLFTALRGGANEVGEAIADQQALRILDQEIRDADTALSNARRELVTIMAKHKLAADRVSEYDAKIKDLEAKAVAALNAGREDLALEVAEAISTLTNDLAAEKKLSDEFGAYADNMRKDISKAESRIKSLRQQVDMAKARDSVQKAQVSASIASGGANGKLETAVGTLNRLQAKQQQRAAELNAADELADASTGNDLERKLRDAGITPNEGSANAILERLKQKSAQ; encoded by the coding sequence ATGACTCAGTCCATCTGGAGCAAGTTGTTCACCGCACTGCGCGGCGGCGCCAATGAAGTCGGCGAAGCCATCGCCGACCAGCAGGCCCTGCGCATCCTCGATCAGGAAATCCGCGACGCCGACACCGCGCTGTCCAATGCCCGCCGCGAACTGGTGACGATCATGGCCAAGCACAAACTGGCCGCCGACCGCGTCAGCGAATACGACGCCAAGATCAAGGACCTCGAAGCCAAGGCTGTAGCCGCGTTGAATGCCGGCCGTGAAGACCTGGCGCTGGAAGTGGCCGAAGCGATTTCGACCCTGACCAACGACCTCGCTGCCGAGAAGAAACTCAGCGATGAATTCGGCGCCTACGCCGACAACATGCGCAAAGACATCAGCAAAGCCGAATCGCGAATCAAGAGCCTGCGCCAGCAAGTGGACATGGCCAAGGCCCGCGACAGCGTGCAGAAAGCCCAGGTCAGCGCCTCGATTGCCAGCGGCGGCGCCAACGGCAAACTGGAAACCGCGGTCGGCACCCTGAACCGCCTGCAAGCCAAGCAGCAGCAACGCGCTGCCGAACTGAACGCCGCAGACGAACTGGCCGACGCCTCCACCGGCAACGACCTGGAACGCAAACTGCGCGACGCCGGCATCACGCCGAACGAAGGCAGCGCCAATGCGATCCTTGAGCGGCTGAAACAGAAGTCCGCGCAGTAA
- a CDS encoding DUF2491 family protein translates to MGWFKDLLGTSNWQTAAPTSTGASGPLGMAQGKGVRFDTTLALLLEGSTSVRVPFDQAVWSAGWVDLGQSNKLHRYYMNEEDFWVQIHVTGDDQVESVTLLNYLSYVTVNSDAELQRLAGPNSLIGLPTYTHDGVEYTREWGTELHQTELVPMTEHVVNPDESYTIKHHAMLYARDTGLTDRRELLLFSVEQDEEGTVSLSTSLGISLYTTDLSAI, encoded by the coding sequence ATGGGATGGTTTAAAGACTTGCTCGGCACCAGCAATTGGCAGACCGCTGCGCCAACGAGCACCGGCGCCAGCGGTCCACTGGGCATGGCACAAGGCAAAGGCGTGCGCTTCGACACGACCCTGGCATTGCTGCTGGAAGGCTCGACCTCGGTGCGGGTGCCATTCGATCAAGCGGTGTGGAGCGCCGGCTGGGTCGATCTCGGCCAGTCCAACAAGCTGCACCGCTACTACATGAACGAAGAGGATTTCTGGGTGCAGATCCACGTCACCGGCGACGATCAGGTCGAGTCGGTCACCCTGCTCAATTACCTCAGCTATGTAACGGTCAACAGTGACGCCGAACTGCAGCGTCTGGCCGGCCCCAACAGCCTGATCGGTCTGCCGACCTACACCCACGACGGTGTTGAATACACCCGCGAATGGGGCACCGAGTTGCATCAGACCGAACTGGTGCCAATGACCGAACACGTGGTCAACCCGGACGAGTCCTACACCATCAAGCACCACGCCATGCTGTATGCCCGCGACACCGGCCTGACCGATCGCCGCGAACTGCTGCTGTTCTCCGTCGAACAGGACGAAGAAGGCACCGTCAGCCTGAGCACCTCGCTGGGCATCTCGCTGTACACGACTGATTTGAGCGCCATTTAA